Proteins encoded within one genomic window of Coleofasciculus chthonoplastes PCC 7420:
- a CDS encoding acyl-CoA dehydrogenase family protein — protein sequence MSPTTANQGVPDARSEAILKGIANPSNLLDVAEAYLRQIVAPRASEIDQDTDALRTALKGLGDRNLLALKVPQDWGGAEVNPVTFSHFQQHVSRYSGALAFLQTQHQSAGGFLAKSDNEALKQQYLPRMGRGEALVGVGFSQLRRTGNPPVKATPVDGGYQISGNVPWVTGFGLFEDFVIGATLPDGRELYGIVPFTSTEQGVGSAIAFSEPMVLAAMNSTNTVSASLTNWFLSHESVLFLRKAGAIHETDRKNVLNHGFFALGCAKAGLDIIAAAYQRKQLGFIQNAFNALTAEVCDCEAAMIAALSANSADTEDGGDREDRGDEGGFRNIRVTTNDNSETRPYMGKKRPQSLQLRAWAINLAGRCTNAAVTVSSGAANLQSHAAQRVYREAVVFTVSGQTTAVMEATLACLGAGGAGGAGEAGGAGGAGGAGAAGGAGGVMFQT from the coding sequence ATGTCACCAACTACAGCGAACCAAGGTGTTCCTGACGCACGAAGCGAAGCTATCCTGAAGGGAATCGCGAATCCGTCTAACCTTTTAGACGTGGCGGAGGCTTACTTGCGCCAAATCGTTGCACCTCGCGCCTCAGAGATCGATCAGGATACCGACGCATTACGCACCGCACTCAAAGGATTAGGCGATCGCAATTTGCTAGCGCTGAAGGTTCCCCAAGATTGGGGAGGTGCTGAGGTTAATCCTGTCACCTTCTCTCACTTCCAACAACACGTCTCTCGCTATTCCGGTGCGTTGGCTTTTCTGCAAACTCAGCATCAGAGTGCGGGTGGATTTTTGGCAAAGAGTGACAATGAAGCCTTAAAGCAGCAGTATCTTCCCCGCATGGGGAGAGGTGAGGCGTTAGTGGGCGTGGGTTTCTCCCAACTGCGACGCACCGGGAATCCTCCAGTCAAGGCGACGCCTGTGGATGGAGGCTATCAGATTAGCGGGAATGTCCCTTGGGTTACAGGTTTTGGCTTGTTTGAGGATTTTGTGATTGGGGCGACATTACCCGATGGTCGGGAACTCTATGGTATTGTACCCTTTACGTCTACGGAGCAAGGGGTTGGGAGTGCGATCGCGTTTAGTGAACCGATGGTGTTAGCGGCGATGAATTCAACGAATACGGTGTCTGCTAGTCTAACGAATTGGTTTTTATCTCACGAGTCTGTTTTATTCCTCAGAAAAGCCGGGGCGATTCATGAAACAGATCGAAAAAATGTATTAAATCACGGTTTTTTTGCCCTAGGTTGTGCTAAAGCTGGATTAGATATTATTGCCGCCGCTTATCAACGCAAGCAATTAGGATTTATTCAAAACGCTTTTAATGCTCTCACCGCCGAAGTCTGCGACTGTGAAGCCGCAATGATCGCCGCATTATCAGCAAATTCTGCTGACACCGAGGATGGGGGAGATAGAGAAGATAGGGGAGATGAGGGCGGGTTTAGAAACATCCGGGTGACAACAAATGATAATAGTGAAACCCGCCCCTACATGGGGAAAAAACGTCCCCAATCCCTACAGCTAAGGGCGTGGGCAATTAACCTAGCAGGGCGGTGTACCAATGCGGCGGTAACTGTCTCCAGTGGCGCTGCTAATCTTCAATCCCACGCCGCCCAACGTGTCTATCGCGAAGCTGTGGTATTTACTGTTTCTGGACAAACCACGGCGGTAATGGAAGCAACCTTGGCGTGTCTGGGAGCAGGGGGAGCGGGGGGAGCGGGGGAAGCAGGGGGAGCAGGGGGAGCAGGGGGAGCAGGGGCAGCAGGGGGAGCAGGGGGAGTCATGTTTCAGACGTGA
- a CDS encoding helicase C-terminal domain-containing protein has translation MIEVEVHSSLRAFLREQGQPNWPHHLTMARLVARALRLGRSALIQTGSPQEPYRLSYLAPALIWQEPVIIVAPVLVQTWLLQVEIPSLQEWMGTNKAIHVGDRFPDEHFQGLLITTPEAWLADRLGDKRAFPQGIPTLIDQADDLDDWVRDQLKSTIQPQHWHDLMLAHPQKSDWIRDRRVRLTKRLFERPANPYDCYLIESGEQAVIQELFEVLQSANSGESAYLPPAWKQFWRCWQSSNQFTWAAIQRSQGQFSLYCEPTEVATSLSRIWSEQPVVLIGGALDLDAAASVYRQQLGLGELTCLKFSPDRHSKLIQLYLPDRLPMPNTPRFRNALFQQVRTLLGASHQVKTPIVILVGDVPLKSQLGAVLAAEFGSRVQVEKTQLEENGILVCGWEFWRSQQQFLPSPQLLIIATLPLPSLEYPWVAGQVAYYKQRRLDWFRLYLLPAALRELQRAVAPVRDSQGIVALLDNRVNHRSYGTQVLSALSPFAQINYVDEGWFE, from the coding sequence GTGATTGAAGTCGAAGTCCATTCCTCTCTACGTGCCTTTCTGCGAGAGCAAGGTCAACCCAACTGGCCCCACCATTTAACCATGGCGCGGCTGGTAGCGCGGGCTTTGCGCTTGGGGCGTTCTGCATTAATTCAAACGGGAAGTCCCCAAGAACCCTATCGTCTGAGTTACTTGGCACCTGCTTTAATCTGGCAGGAACCCGTGATTATTGTTGCGCCTGTGTTAGTCCAAACCTGGCTGCTACAGGTCGAAATTCCCAGCTTGCAAGAATGGATGGGTACAAATAAGGCGATTCACGTTGGTGACAGGTTCCCAGATGAGCATTTTCAAGGACTGCTGATTACCACTCCCGAAGCATGGTTGGCAGACCGTTTGGGAGACAAAAGGGCGTTTCCTCAAGGTATTCCCACCCTCATTGACCAAGCGGACGATTTAGACGACTGGGTGCGCGATCAACTCAAGAGTACGATTCAGCCTCAACATTGGCATGACCTGATGTTAGCCCATCCGCAAAAGTCAGATTGGATTCGGGATCGGCGGGTGCGGCTAACCAAACGCTTATTTGAGCGTCCAGCCAATCCTTATGATTGCTATCTGATAGAATCGGGCGAACAAGCTGTCATCCAGGAGTTGTTTGAGGTCTTACAATCGGCAAATAGTGGGGAGTCTGCCTATCTGCCACCCGCCTGGAAACAGTTTTGGCGATGCTGGCAATCATCCAATCAGTTTACATGGGCAGCGATTCAGCGATCGCAGGGTCAATTTTCCCTGTATTGTGAACCCACAGAAGTAGCAACATCCCTTAGCCGCATCTGGTCAGAACAACCGGTGGTCTTAATTGGCGGGGCGCTAGATTTAGATGCAGCAGCGTCGGTTTACCGTCAACAACTGGGTTTAGGAGAGTTAACCTGCTTAAAATTCTCGCCTGACCGCCACAGCAAACTGATTCAGCTTTATTTACCCGATAGGCTACCGATGCCGAATACGCCCCGCTTCCGAAATGCCTTATTTCAACAAGTGCGAACGCTTTTAGGGGCAAGTCATCAGGTGAAAACACCGATCGTCATCTTAGTCGGGGATGTCCCTCTGAAAAGTCAGTTAGGGGCAGTTTTAGCCGCTGAATTTGGGTCGCGAGTCCAGGTGGAAAAGACCCAGCTAGAGGAAAATGGTATTCTAGTTTGCGGTTGGGAATTCTGGCGCTCTCAGCAACAGTTTTTACCCTCTCCCCAACTGTTAATTATTGCCACGTTACCCCTACCCTCCCTAGAATACCCTTGGGTTGCAGGTCAAGTGGCGTACTACAAACAGCGACGGTTAGACTGGTTTCGCTTATATCTATTACCTGCGGCGTTGCGAGAATTACAACGGGCAGTTGCGCCAGTGCGAGACTCTCAAGGGATTGTTGCCTTATTAGACAATCGGGTTAACCATCGCAGTTACGGCACTCAAGTGTTGTCGGCGTTGAGTCCCTTTGCCCAAATTAATTATGTGGATGAAGGTTGGTTTGAATGA
- the asnB gene encoding asparagine synthase (glutamine-hydrolyzing), whose product MCGIVGVLNLQEPQPIPETVLPQMLAMIRHRGPDEFGIYRDEWVNLGNARLSIIDLSGGQQPICNEDETLWIVFNGEIFNYVELRPQLEALGHRFTTNCDTEVILHLYEEYGVDCLNYLNGQFAIAIWDTRQRSLFLARDRLGIRPLFYTLCQGQLIFGSEIKTILAHPRVCAAIDPAALTQVFTFWTVLTPHTIFQDIYSLSPGHYLQVQDGQLNIQRYWELDFTPEASQRTPQDYLDEFEQLLIDSTLIRLRADVPVGAYLSGGLDSSTTTAIIRQYAQNSLETFSIAFSDPEFDESEFQRRMADILGTNHRVVYCTHTDISRLFPEVIWHTETPTLRTAPAPMFMLSRLVRDSHLKVVLTGEGADEFLGGYDIFKEMAIRRFWAKQPDSQWRPLLLKRLYPEISRLSRSSEAFVQAFFKKNLTDTESPFYSHIIRWSNTARLQRLLVSKPEVGLLEWAEKLVPLQSNFSSWSPLAQAQYLEIVSFMSPYLLSSQGDRMAMANSVEGRFPFLDYRVVEFCDRLPSNVKLRGLTEKWLLRQLSRKLLPPDIWQRRKRPYRAPIHRSFFHQDTPDYVLELLSEDAVRASGLFNPLAVNQLVRKAQSGATLGEVDDMAIAGVLSTQLVDQQFVKTFNSRLSSLTTSDRVKVIDRTVEQIH is encoded by the coding sequence ATGTGTGGTATTGTCGGTGTTCTCAACTTGCAGGAACCTCAGCCGATTCCGGAGACGGTTTTGCCGCAGATGTTAGCCATGATTCGTCATCGCGGTCCCGATGAATTTGGGATTTACCGGGACGAGTGGGTTAATTTGGGGAACGCTCGTCTCAGTATTATTGATTTAAGCGGTGGACAGCAACCGATTTGTAACGAAGATGAAACACTGTGGATTGTCTTCAACGGTGAAATCTTTAACTATGTGGAACTGCGCCCCCAATTAGAAGCGCTTGGTCATCGCTTTACTACCAATTGTGACACGGAGGTGATCCTGCATCTGTATGAAGAATATGGTGTCGATTGCTTGAATTATCTCAATGGTCAGTTTGCGATCGCGATCTGGGATACTCGTCAGCGTAGCCTATTTTTGGCACGCGATCGCTTGGGGATTCGCCCGTTGTTTTATACTCTGTGCCAGGGTCAGTTAATCTTTGGTTCCGAAATCAAGACCATTCTGGCGCATCCCAGGGTTTGTGCTGCAATTGATCCCGCCGCATTGACGCAGGTGTTCACGTTTTGGACGGTGTTGACACCGCACACCATTTTCCAGGACATTTATAGCCTCTCCCCGGGTCATTATCTGCAGGTTCAGGATGGACAGTTAAACATCCAACGTTACTGGGAACTAGACTTTACCCCAGAAGCATCCCAGCGTACTCCCCAAGATTATCTGGATGAGTTTGAGCAACTGCTGATTGACTCCACCCTGATCCGACTACGGGCTGATGTACCCGTTGGTGCTTACCTGAGTGGGGGGTTGGATTCTTCGACAACCACCGCGATTATCCGTCAATACGCCCAGAACTCCTTAGAAACCTTTTCTATCGCTTTTTCAGATCCAGAGTTTGATGAGAGTGAGTTCCAACGGCGCATGGCAGATATTTTGGGTACTAACCATCGGGTCGTTTATTGTACCCATACCGATATTAGCCGCCTGTTTCCAGAGGTAATCTGGCATACGGAAACTCCCACATTACGCACCGCACCCGCACCCATGTTTATGCTGTCTCGGTTGGTACGGGATTCTCATTTAAAGGTGGTGCTGACAGGTGAGGGCGCTGATGAATTTCTCGGTGGCTATGACATTTTCAAAGAAATGGCGATACGTCGATTCTGGGCAAAACAGCCGGATTCCCAATGGCGACCGTTATTATTGAAACGACTGTATCCGGAAATTTCCCGCTTGAGTCGTAGCAGCGAAGCCTTTGTGCAGGCGTTCTTTAAAAAGAATCTCACCGATACTGAATCGCCATTCTATTCCCATATTATCCGTTGGTCAAATACGGCTCGTCTCCAGCGTTTGCTGGTGTCTAAACCGGAGGTTGGACTGCTAGAGTGGGCAGAGAAATTGGTTCCCCTCCAGAGCAATTTTTCCAGTTGGTCTCCTTTAGCCCAAGCCCAATACCTGGAAATTGTTAGCTTTATGTCACCCTATTTGCTATCCTCTCAAGGCGATCGCATGGCGATGGCGAATTCAGTAGAAGGGCGTTTCCCCTTTCTAGATTATCGAGTTGTGGAATTTTGCGATCGCCTCCCCTCTAATGTGAAGCTGCGCGGCTTAACTGAGAAATGGCTGCTGCGACAATTAAGCCGCAAATTACTTCCCCCCGATATTTGGCAGCGCCGTAAGCGTCCCTACCGCGCCCCGATTCACCGCAGTTTCTTTCACCAGGATACACCGGATTATGTATTGGAGTTGTTATCGGAAGATGCTGTACGCGCTAGTGGTTTATTTAATCCCTTAGCCGTCAATCAACTGGTTCGCAAAGCCCAAAGTGGAGCCACCTTGGGTGAAGTGGATGATATGGCGATCGCGGGCGTTTTATCCACGCAGTTGGTTGATCAACAGTTCGTTAAAACATTCAACTCTCGGTTATCTTCATTGACGACTTCAGACCGAGTTAAGGTTATTGATCGCACAGTGGAGCAGATTCACTAA
- the nadE gene encoding NAD(+) synthase has protein sequence MNNSVKIDGIGFNKHSLNLDAAKETERIVEQLRQSVHQTLRRRGAVLGISGGIDSSVVLGLCAKAFGSERVVALLLPEGESSPESATLAQLVADHYGVQTITEDISGVLDGFGCYRRRNDAIKRLFPQFGESWQAKIALPGNLLEKETLNIFSLTVTNPEGEEFTKRLPPQEYYQIVAASNFKQRSRMAMLYYHAELNNYAVIGTPNKNEHLLGFFVKYGDGGIDVSPIAHLFKTQVYQLARYLDVPEDIQQRTPTSDTYPGGSSQEEFFFRLPFDILDTIWFGYEQGVSNDKIAQALDLTVEQVERVVADIVRKQRTTTYLRMPVINMEKVD, from the coding sequence ATGAACAATTCAGTTAAAATCGATGGAATTGGCTTCAATAAGCACTCCCTTAACCTAGATGCAGCCAAAGAGACGGAACGCATTGTCGAACAGTTACGCCAGAGTGTTCATCAAACGCTACGCCGTCGTGGGGCGGTGTTGGGAATCAGTGGGGGGATTGACTCATCGGTGGTGCTAGGTTTATGTGCCAAAGCCTTTGGTTCCGAACGTGTTGTCGCCTTGCTGCTACCGGAGGGCGAATCTAGCCCAGAGAGCGCTACACTGGCACAGTTAGTCGCTGATCACTACGGCGTTCAAACTATTACCGAAGACATTTCCGGAGTCTTGGATGGGTTTGGCTGTTACCGCCGCCGCAACGACGCAATAAAACGGTTGTTCCCACAATTCGGAGAAAGTTGGCAAGCTAAAATTGCCTTACCGGGAAACTTGCTAGAAAAAGAAACCCTGAATATCTTTTCCCTAACCGTAACCAATCCAGAGGGTGAGGAGTTCACCAAACGCTTACCGCCCCAAGAATATTATCAGATTGTCGCCGCGTCTAATTTTAAACAGCGATCGCGCATGGCGATGCTCTACTATCACGCCGAATTAAATAATTATGCGGTTATCGGTACACCGAATAAAAATGAACATCTCTTAGGCTTTTTTGTCAAGTACGGAGATGGCGGAATTGATGTTAGTCCGATTGCCCATTTGTTCAAGACACAAGTTTACCAGCTTGCTCGTTACTTAGATGTACCAGAAGACATTCAACAACGCACACCGACATCAGATACCTATCCGGGGGGAAGTTCACAAGAAGAGTTTTTCTTCCGTCTACCCTTTGATATTCTGGATACCATCTGGTTCGGGTATGAACAGGGAGTTAGCAATGACAAAATCGCCCAAGCGCTTGATTTGACAGTAGAGCAAGTCGAGCGAGTTGTTGCCGATATTGTCCGCAAACAGCGTACAACCACCTATCTCAGAATGCCTGTTATTAATATGGAAAAGGTTGATTAA
- a CDS encoding class I adenylate-forming enzyme family protein, translating into MLVQEFMESSADRLPDKVALIGDGQRLTYAEVEAQANRLANALLAEGLQRGDRVVLFLPNCLELAIAIFAVLKAGGVFVPLNPSTKSDKCAYILNNCQARVLLTSGRQADLAQQLTQQVPSLTTLILTSPIPETSTGNVLSFTAIQSECLSQRPQKVNIDLDLACLIYTSGSTGDPKGVMSDHSNVVFAASSIIEYLGNVESDSVIGLLPLSFDYGLYQLLMVFKFGGTLVLEKGFTYPAAILKRMEQERVTGFPGVPTIYAMLLKMDLSAYDLSSLRYLTNTAAALPPSHILQIRAKFPWATLFSMYGLTETKRTLYLPPEQLDKRPDSVGIAIPGTEVWIENEQGVRLGSGQVGELVVRGRHVMRGYWENPEASAARFRPGLMPGERLCYTGDLFRQDEEGFLYFVSRQDDMIKSRGEKVAPKEVENVLYGLSGVREAAVIGVTDPVLGQVVKAFVVQEGDELTPADILRHCRAHLEDFMVPKLVEFCGQLPKTSSGKIKKTDLK; encoded by the coding sequence ATGTTGGTACAGGAATTTATGGAGTCTAGCGCTGACCGATTACCGGATAAGGTGGCGTTGATTGGCGATGGGCAACGCCTAACCTATGCCGAAGTTGAGGCACAGGCAAACCGCTTGGCAAATGCACTCTTGGCAGAGGGTTTACAAAGGGGCGATCGCGTCGTATTATTTCTACCAAACTGCCTAGAATTGGCGATCGCGATTTTTGCTGTTCTCAAAGCTGGTGGCGTTTTTGTCCCACTTAACCCCAGCACGAAGTCCGATAAGTGCGCCTATATCTTAAACAATTGTCAAGCTAGAGTTCTGCTCACCAGTGGGCGACAAGCTGATTTAGCTCAACAGCTCACCCAACAAGTCCCCTCCCTCACCACCCTCATCCTCACGTCCCCAATCCCGGAGACGAGTACAGGCAATGTCCTGAGCTTTACCGCCATCCAGTCCGAATGCTTATCACAAAGACCTCAAAAAGTCAATATTGATCTAGACCTAGCCTGCCTAATTTACACCTCCGGTAGCACGGGCGACCCCAAAGGCGTCATGTCAGACCACAGCAATGTTGTCTTTGCTGCCAGTTCGATTATCGAATACCTGGGCAATGTTGAGAGTGATAGTGTTATTGGCTTGTTGCCCTTATCCTTCGATTACGGACTGTACCAACTGTTGATGGTGTTTAAGTTCGGCGGTACTCTGGTGCTGGAAAAAGGATTTACCTATCCAGCCGCCATTCTTAAACGCATGGAGCAAGAGCGGGTTACTGGCTTCCCTGGCGTCCCGACGATTTATGCCATGCTGCTGAAAATGGATTTGAGTGCCTATGATTTATCCAGTTTACGTTATTTGACCAACACCGCTGCCGCCTTGCCTCCCTCCCACATTCTCCAAATTCGGGCGAAGTTTCCCTGGGCGACACTGTTCTCCATGTACGGTTTAACTGAAACCAAACGGACCCTCTATCTGCCCCCAGAGCAACTAGACAAACGTCCCGATTCTGTGGGTATCGCTATTCCTGGCACCGAAGTGTGGATTGAAAATGAACAGGGAGTGCGGTTAGGTTCGGGTCAAGTGGGTGAGTTGGTGGTGCGGGGGCGCCATGTCATGCGCGGTTACTGGGAGAACCCCGAGGCAAGTGCTGCCCGTTTCCGCCCTGGATTGATGCCAGGGGAGCGGCTGTGCTATACGGGAGACCTATTTCGCCAGGATGAAGAGGGGTTTCTGTATTTTGTCTCCAGGCAAGATGACATGATCAAAAGCCGGGGTGAGAAGGTGGCACCGAAAGAGGTGGAGAACGTGCTGTATGGTCTTTCCGGCGTTCGGGAAGCGGCGGTGATTGGCGTGACTGACCCGGTATTGGGGCAGGTGGTCAAGGCGTTTGTCGTACAGGAGGGCGATGAACTGACCCCAGCCGATATCTTACGGCATTGCCGCGCCCATTTGGAAGATTTCATGGTGCCGAAGTTGGTGGAGTTTTGTGGTCAATTGCCTAAAACTTCGTCTGGCAAAATCAAAAAGACTGATTTGAAGTGA
- a CDS encoding acyl carrier protein, protein MQSIEAMLRQHISENILFSSNGYPYPDDASLLENGIIDSMNVMELVLFLEETLSINVEDVEIVPENFDSVSNLAEFARQKQSLLVRD, encoded by the coding sequence ATGCAATCCATTGAAGCAATGCTACGCCAACATATTTCCGAAAATATCCTGTTCAGTAGCAACGGCTATCCTTATCCCGATGACGCTTCCTTACTGGAAAACGGTATCATCGACTCGATGAACGTGATGGAATTGGTATTGTTTCTCGAAGAAACCTTGAGTATTAACGTTGAAGATGTCGAGATTGTCCCGGAAAACTTTGATTCAGTCAGCAATCTAGCTGAATTTGCCCGACAAAAACAGTCCCTGTTGGTTCGTGATTGA
- a CDS encoding condensation domain-containing protein, which produces MKYTVDEKSRLNSSSQPPADKTPSDFWLSLRTNVRLKHQAPAIQPVSRNQNLPLSFNQERLWSLEQLQPDTSVHNILHCLHLQGELNVVALQMSLREIIRRHEILRTTFPTVDGQPIQAICPDIDWTVPIIDLQELPLEQRKTQAQRLAAEDAKQPFDLTKSPLWRIKLLRLTEQEHILVRTIHHIIFDGWSDRVFLRELGVLYDSFSQAKPSPLSELPVQYADYAHTQQQWLQGEVFSSQLDYWQNQLSGISALELPTDYPPPPVPSYQGAYQPFELSQNLTQALKKLSYQEGVSLFVTLLTLFKTLLYLYTKQEDVVICSPVVGRHQVESKGLIGYFNNIVALRTDLSTNPSFRELLHQVSHVSSEAFAHQDIPLQKVAELPHLVHTPLTRGMFVLHNTPNPSLNLDGLTVNSLYVDREIANFDLSLSLQEKLGKLTGGWQYKTDLFQATTITQMLEDFQTLLEHLVTHPDIQLSSLLQLLGKAKSNQPLSLNQITSDTQSSNPKQLSDPTDHSIEYVEPRDLLELKLLHIWQDILGIQSIGVTDNFFELGGHSLLAVRLFANIQTTFNQDLPLATLLQASTIEQLANLLRQEGWTPPSSSLIPLKSSGSNLPLFLVAPGASTALQYVPLTRCLGSNQPVYGLQAQGLEANQVIHETIEEIAAHYIQEIQTLGFDGPYMLGGRCGLGTVVAFEMAQQLQAQGKQVALLAMLDPTYQAFQNAFEKPEPTKKTLLYYIGRLICHWRAGKLLGVLRHKTSQSKITQKIVQLSDDLSDDPHVRRLQTVLQAQKKAIRNYKPQVYSGQIMLFLSKNRQRMWRYWNFKTLATQGAKRFICPTTHGNMLDEPDVQSLAEKLQACIDQASKNDKGF; this is translated from the coding sequence ATGAAATACACTGTTGACGAAAAATCCCGTCTTAACTCTTCAAGTCAGCCTCCAGCCGACAAAACTCCGTCTGATTTTTGGCTTTCCCTGAGAACCAACGTTAGGTTAAAGCATCAGGCTCCTGCTATTCAGCCTGTTTCACGCAACCAAAACTTACCTCTTTCCTTCAACCAAGAACGACTCTGGTCTCTGGAACAGTTGCAGCCCGATACATCTGTACATAACATCTTGCATTGTTTGCATCTTCAAGGTGAACTCAATGTAGTCGCCCTACAGATGAGTTTAAGAGAAATTATTCGACGCCATGAAATCCTGCGAACTACGTTTCCAACCGTAGATGGGCAACCCATCCAAGCGATTTGTCCAGATATCGATTGGACTGTGCCAATTATAGACTTACAAGAACTGCCTCTAGAACAAAGGAAAACGCAAGCTCAAAGACTCGCTGCCGAAGATGCCAAGCAACCGTTTGACTTGACAAAAAGCCCTTTGTGGCGGATAAAACTTTTGCGTCTAACTGAACAAGAACACATACTGGTGCGAACCATACACCATATCATCTTTGATGGTTGGTCTGACCGAGTATTCCTGCGGGAACTCGGCGTGCTTTACGATTCTTTTTCCCAGGCAAAACCCTCGCCACTTTCTGAACTTCCAGTTCAGTATGCCGACTATGCCCACACCCAACAACAATGGTTACAGGGCGAAGTGTTCTCCTCTCAGCTTGACTACTGGCAGAATCAGCTCAGTGGAATTTCGGCTCTAGAATTACCCACGGATTACCCACCTCCACCGGTGCCAAGTTACCAAGGTGCTTATCAACCCTTTGAGTTATCACAAAACTTAACCCAGGCGCTCAAGAAATTGAGTTATCAGGAAGGTGTTTCTCTGTTTGTCACCTTGTTAACCCTATTTAAAACCTTGCTCTACTTATATACAAAGCAAGAAGATGTGGTAATCTGTTCGCCTGTCGTCGGTCGTCATCAAGTTGAATCAAAAGGGTTAATTGGCTACTTCAATAATATAGTGGCACTCCGGACTGACTTATCAACAAACCCCAGTTTTCGAGAACTGTTGCATCAAGTCAGTCACGTTTCCTCAGAAGCGTTTGCCCACCAAGATATACCGTTACAAAAGGTCGCAGAACTCCCCCATTTAGTTCACACACCGCTGACGCGAGGTATGTTTGTCTTGCACAATACTCCCAATCCGTCATTAAACCTTGATGGATTGACAGTGAACTCCTTGTATGTAGACCGGGAAATCGCCAACTTTGATTTGTCGCTTTCCCTGCAAGAAAAATTAGGAAAATTAACGGGAGGATGGCAATACAAAACAGACCTATTCCAGGCGACGACCATAACTCAGATGTTGGAGGATTTCCAGACTTTACTGGAACACTTAGTTACCCATCCAGATATTCAGCTTTCATCGCTCCTACAGCTCTTGGGCAAAGCCAAATCCAATCAACCACTCAGCCTAAACCAGATCACCTCTGACACCCAATCCTCTAACCCCAAACAACTATCTGACCCAACAGATCATTCAATTGAGTATGTAGAACCACGAGATTTATTAGAATTAAAACTCCTGCATATTTGGCAAGACATTTTAGGTATCCAGTCGATTGGTGTAACGGATAACTTCTTTGAACTCGGAGGGCATTCACTGTTAGCGGTACGTTTATTTGCTAACATCCAGACAACATTTAACCAAGATTTGCCCTTAGCCACTCTCCTGCAAGCGTCCACCATTGAACAATTAGCGAATCTTCTACGCCAAGAAGGATGGACACCTCCTTCATCTTCCCTGATTCCCCTAAAATCCAGCGGTTCTAATCTCCCCTTATTCCTAGTCGCACCCGGAGCCAGCACAGCTTTGCAATATGTCCCGTTAACTCGTTGTTTGGGTTCAAACCAACCGGTTTACGGTTTGCAAGCCCAAGGTTTAGAGGCGAACCAAGTTATTCACGAAACTATAGAGGAGATTGCTGCTCACTACATTCAAGAAATACAAACCCTTGGTTTTGATGGTCCGTATATGTTAGGGGGGCGGTGCGGATTAGGAACTGTGGTGGCATTTGAAATGGCACAACAATTGCAAGCCCAAGGGAAACAGGTTGCACTGTTAGCTATGCTCGATCCCACCTACCAAGCCTTTCAGAACGCCTTTGAAAAGCCAGAGCCGACCAAAAAAACCTTACTCTATTACATTGGTCGCTTAATTTGCCACTGGCGTGCCGGTAAACTGTTGGGTGTATTGCGTCATAAAACTAGCCAGAGCAAAATTACCCAAAAGATTGTCCAGTTGTCGGATGACCTGTCGGACGACCCCCATGTTCGCCGATTACAAACTGTGTTGCAGGCTCAAAAAAAAGCGATTCGCAACTATAAACCCCAGGTGTATTCCGGTCAAATCATGTTGTTTTTAAGTAAAAATCGCCAGCGGATGTGGCGCTATTGGAATTTCAAAACCCTGGCAACACAAGGTGCGAAACGCTTTATCTGTCCAACCACTCACGGCAATATGTTAGATGAACCGGATGTCCAGAGTTTAGCGGAAAAGCTCCAAGCTTGTATCGATCAAGCATCAAAGAATGACAAGGGTTTCTAG